In Phlebotomus papatasi isolate M1 unplaced genomic scaffold, Ppap_2.1 HiC_scaffold_56, whole genome shotgun sequence, one genomic interval encodes:
- the LOC129809284 gene encoding lachesin-like translates to MCQINTDPMRSRKGYLQVVVPPMILEQYTSNDMVVREGSNVTLNCKAKGYPEPYIMWRREDGSEMSIGGENVAVVDGEVLSIVKVSRLHMAAYLCVASNGVPPSVSKKLELRVQFPPMLSIPNQLEGAYTGQDVTLECHTEAYPASINYWTTDRGDMIISDTSRAGDKFETLSISNGYSKYMKLKIRNVGPKDFGSYRCVAKNSLGETDGLIKLDEIPAPTTPMTTEVYHLNRSRVKNRKKYLSSFVTVGDYGVEEWKDNNDYNGDFSLPSRGPPPIRHPPGAYHNNSHPPFIAPSTSALVILAIILIIMTPMIMR, encoded by the exons ATGTGCCAAATCAACACGGATCCAATGCGATCGAGAAAGGGATACTTGCAAGTTGTTG TGCCACCAATGATCTTGGAACAGTACACGAGTAATGATATGGTTGTGCGAGAGGGCTCAAATGTTACGTTAAATTGCAAAGCAAAGGGATATCCTGAGCCATACATCATGTGGCGTCGAGAGGATGGCAGCGAAATGTCCATCGGCGGTGAAAATG ttgccgTCGTTGATGGAGAAGTGCTGTCGATTGTTAAAGTGAGTCGACTCCATATGGCGGCTTATTTATGTGTAGCTTCAAATGGGGTTCCACCGTCAGTGAGTAAAAAATTGGAACTCCGGGTTCAAT TTCCCCCCATGCTCTCGATCCCCAATCAGCTGGAGGGTGCCTATACTGGCCAGGATGTCACTCTGGAGTGTCACACAGAAGCATATCCGGCATCGATAAATTACTGGACGACAGATCGTGGAGATATGATTATATCAG ACACTTCACGCGCAGGAGATAAATTCGAGACGCTGTCCATCAGCAATGGCTACAGCAAGTACATGAAGCTGAAGATACGAAATGTTGGACCCAAGGACTTTGGTTCATATCGATGCGTAGCCAAGAATTCTCTCGGGGAAACAGATGGTCTTATAAAGCTCGATG AAATTCCCGCACCGACAACGCCAATGACAACGGAAGTGTACCACTTGAATCGGTCAAGGGTGAAGAATCGGAAGAAGTACCTGTCGAGCTTCGTCACCGTTGGAGACTACGGCGTTGAAGAATGGAAAGATAACAATG ATTACAATGGAGACTTCTCATTGCCATCGCGAGGGCCACCACCCATTCGACATCCACCTGGTGCATATCATAACAATTCCCATCCACCCTTCATAGCACCATCAACTTCAGCTCTCGTGATACTCGCAATCATCCTCATTATCATGACTCCAATGATTATGAGATGA